From Frateuria aurantia DSM 6220, one genomic window encodes:
- a CDS encoding ABC transporter ATP-binding protein gives MTALTLTNVSKRYRMSHGWRTVLDRVNLTIHKGERVGILGRNGAGKSTMIRLIGGADLPSDGQIVRGMSVSWPIAFAGGFQGSLTGIDNLRFICRVYNADYRAALPFIESFTELGRYLREPVKTYSSGMMAKLGFAISMAIEFDCFLIDEVLAVGDERFQNKCRQALFEERGDRAMIMVSHDPWMIKSYCNRASVLENGVLHHFDNVDDAYHFYSRDT, from the coding sequence ATGACGGCACTGACCCTGACCAATGTCAGCAAACGCTACCGGATGTCCCATGGCTGGAGAACCGTGCTGGATCGGGTCAATCTGACCATCCACAAGGGGGAGCGCGTCGGGATTCTGGGGCGTAACGGTGCTGGCAAGTCGACCATGATTCGCCTGATAGGTGGCGCCGACCTCCCCAGTGACGGTCAGATCGTAAGAGGCATGAGTGTTTCCTGGCCGATTGCTTTTGCAGGCGGTTTTCAGGGCAGTCTTACTGGCATCGACAATCTGCGTTTTATCTGCAGGGTCTACAATGCTGACTACCGCGCAGCCTTGCCTTTTATCGAGTCTTTTACGGAGCTGGGCCGCTATCTGCGCGAGCCGGTGAAGACCTATTCCAGCGGCATGATGGCCAAGCTCGGTTTCGCGATATCCATGGCCATCGAGTTCGACTGCTTTCTTATCGATGAAGTGCTGGCCGTCGGTGACGAGCGTTTCCAGAACAAATGCCGCCAGGCCTTGTTTGAAGAGCGTGGTGACCGGGCCATGATCATGGTGTCGCACGACCCCTGGATGATCAAATCCTATTGCAATCGGGCCAGCGTGCTTGAAAACGGGGTTCTGCATCATTTTGACAATGTCGATGATGCCTACCATTTCTACAGCAGGGACACATGA
- a CDS encoding ABC transporter permease, with protein sequence MTLGKRLLAFLGALKIQCRIIHAILMREIITRYGRHNIGFAWMFAEPMMFTLGIVAIWSYSHELGRQHHISVASFAITGYSTILNWRNTVNRCVDSVEPNRSLLFHRNVRVIDVFWARILLELGGITLSSVMIFTAFVAMGWIDPPSDLLKMLGGWALLCWYSTAMAMLIGGLTEYSELVDKIWHPLAYFQLPLSGAFVMASWLPPQLRKVVMIFPVPHTVELFRSGYYGPSVKAIYDVNYVVIICSIITLLALFVVRDISHRSDK encoded by the coding sequence ATGACTCTCGGCAAAAGACTGCTTGCCTTTCTCGGGGCACTCAAAATCCAGTGCCGGATTATTCATGCGATTCTGATGCGCGAAATCATTACGCGTTATGGCCGGCATAATATCGGCTTCGCTTGGATGTTTGCCGAGCCGATGATGTTTACGCTGGGTATCGTGGCAATCTGGTCCTATTCCCACGAACTCGGGCGTCAGCACCACATCAGCGTGGCTTCTTTTGCCATTACAGGCTACTCCACCATTTTGAATTGGCGGAATACGGTGAATCGATGCGTTGACTCAGTGGAACCCAACCGCAGCCTGTTGTTTCACCGCAACGTTCGAGTCATTGATGTTTTCTGGGCGCGGATCCTGCTTGAACTGGGTGGAATCACGCTGTCATCGGTCATGATTTTTACGGCCTTTGTTGCCATGGGGTGGATAGATCCACCATCTGACCTTTTGAAGATGTTGGGTGGATGGGCTTTGCTGTGTTGGTATTCAACGGCGATGGCGATGCTGATTGGCGGTCTTACTGAGTACAGTGAACTTGTGGACAAGATTTGGCATCCTCTGGCCTATTTTCAGTTGCCACTATCTGGAGCATTTGTGATGGCGAGCTGGCTGCCACCGCAGCTACGGAAAGTCGTGATGATCTTTCCGGTGCCGCATACGGTTGAACTGTTCCGCAGTGGTTATTACGGCCCCTCAGTCAAGGCCATTTATGATGTGAACTATGTCGTAATCATCTGTTCGATCATCACGCTGCTGGCGCTGTTTGTTGTGCGCGACATCTCTCATAGGTCGGACAAATGA
- a CDS encoding capsule polysaccharide export protein: protein MSKLFPAAADGQVPSRGALVSARLRKLPPLFYLTVALPVALAILYYGLITSDVYVSESRFIVKNPYKAQSSSVLAQMMAGAGSGNTESYAVVDYLKSRDALAQLNTHNALANAYSRQGDWLSRYHTGWHNTFESLWRYYKRRVVDVQMDDESSIITLEIDAFNARDAHDFNEKALELGESLVNEMNRRAADDAEAFSQGEVDRAEQRSKKAMEALAAYRAKSATFDPDRQSTLSLQQVAALQNRLFAAETQLSQLQQVSPANPQIPLIRSSIKTLQEQIAETRGGVTSASGSLAATSTEYTNLQLEAEFAAKYLGAAMGNLEQARAQAQKKQIYLERLVQPNLPDEAIKPKRIRGILTVLIGGLVLWAVLSLLVESVNEHRD from the coding sequence ATGAGCAAGCTGTTTCCTGCGGCCGCAGATGGACAAGTCCCGAGTCGAGGTGCGCTTGTCTCCGCAAGACTCCGAAAGCTCCCCCCCCTGTTCTATCTGACCGTCGCCCTGCCGGTCGCTCTGGCTATCCTGTATTACGGGTTGATCACTTCCGATGTTTATGTCTCGGAGTCCCGGTTTATCGTCAAGAATCCCTACAAGGCCCAAAGCAGCAGCGTGCTGGCCCAAATGATGGCCGGGGCGGGGAGCGGCAATACGGAAAGTTATGCCGTGGTGGACTACCTCAAGTCCCGCGATGCGCTCGCGCAGTTGAATACTCACAATGCGCTCGCCAATGCCTACTCGCGGCAAGGCGACTGGCTGAGCCGCTATCACACCGGCTGGCACAACACCTTCGAATCGCTGTGGCGCTACTACAAGCGCCGGGTGGTGGATGTGCAGATGGACGATGAGTCCAGCATCATTACCCTCGAGATCGATGCCTTCAATGCACGCGACGCCCATGATTTCAACGAGAAGGCGCTGGAGTTGGGCGAGTCTCTGGTCAACGAGATGAACCGGCGAGCTGCGGATGATGCCGAGGCCTTCTCACAGGGCGAAGTGGATCGAGCCGAGCAGCGCTCGAAAAAGGCGATGGAAGCCCTTGCGGCCTATCGGGCCAAGTCGGCGACCTTCGACCCGGATCGCCAGTCGACCCTGAGTCTGCAGCAGGTAGCTGCGCTGCAGAACCGGCTGTTCGCGGCGGAGACGCAGCTGAGCCAGCTGCAGCAGGTCAGCCCCGCCAATCCGCAGATCCCGCTGATTCGCAGCAGCATCAAGACATTGCAGGAGCAGATCGCAGAGACACGAGGCGGGGTGACTTCCGCCTCCGGCTCCTTGGCGGCGACCTCGACCGAATACACCAATCTGCAGCTGGAAGCTGAGTTCGCGGCCAAGTATCTGGGAGCTGCCATGGGCAACCTGGAGCAGGCACGGGCCCAGGCGCAGAAAAAGCAGATCTATCTTGAGCGCTTGGTGCAGCCGAATCTGCCTGATGAAGCGATCAAGCCCAAGCGGATTCGCGGCATTCTCACGGTGTTGATTGGTGGCTTGGTGCTGTGGGCTGTACTGAGTCTGCTGGTCGAAAGTGTCAATGAGCACCGGGATTGA
- a CDS encoding capsule biosynthesis protein: MQKRRYLALQGTASPFFARIQQQLVQMRASSLRVNFCGGDWLYADRASEAYDYAGTEEALADWYRNALNTRPVTDLLMFGDCRAVHQPVHAVAAELGVRVHVFEEGYVRPHWLTMERHGVNGRSLLPKDPAWYLEHRKYTPPAPPAFATGYNLYVRAYHDIRYRIANERMKARFPYYQSHRPYDGLTEYKGLIKRKLFLQPGFDRDSNKVVAELASGRRPYYVFPLQLNSDSQVVVHSPFSGIREAIEQVMRSFVAHAPSDALLVIKNHPLDTGLDDYHAYASQLANELGMLDRLRYIEAGHLPTLLDHSRGVVVINSTVGLSAIHHRRPLMALGKAIYKMPGLTWHGSLDDFWLGGEPPDMGLYYAFLDYVVHHTQINGDFYSKTGIEMAIPAIIKRLEADDA; encoded by the coding sequence ATGCAGAAGCGTAGGTACCTGGCATTGCAGGGCACAGCCTCCCCGTTCTTTGCCCGTATCCAGCAACAGCTTGTCCAGATGCGTGCCTCCTCCCTGCGCGTCAACTTCTGCGGCGGCGACTGGTTGTATGCGGACCGCGCATCGGAGGCGTATGACTATGCCGGAACCGAAGAAGCTCTTGCAGACTGGTACCGTAACGCGCTGAACACCCGGCCTGTCACCGATCTGCTGATGTTCGGTGACTGCCGCGCCGTGCATCAACCGGTACATGCCGTCGCGGCCGAGCTAGGCGTCCGCGTGCACGTCTTCGAAGAAGGCTATGTACGGCCGCACTGGCTGACCATGGAGCGTCACGGCGTCAATGGGCGATCCTTGCTGCCTAAGGACCCGGCCTGGTATCTCGAGCATCGGAAGTACACGCCACCAGCACCGCCTGCCTTTGCAACGGGCTACAACCTCTACGTGCGTGCCTACCACGACATCCGTTACCGCATCGCCAACGAGCGGATGAAAGCGCGGTTCCCGTATTACCAGAGCCACCGACCTTACGATGGGCTGACTGAATACAAGGGGCTCATCAAGCGCAAGCTATTTCTCCAGCCGGGCTTTGACCGTGACTCGAACAAGGTGGTGGCGGAGCTCGCCAGCGGGCGGCGCCCCTACTATGTGTTCCCGCTGCAACTGAACTCGGACTCGCAGGTGGTGGTGCATTCGCCGTTCAGCGGTATCCGCGAGGCGATCGAGCAGGTGATGCGTTCGTTCGTGGCGCATGCGCCCAGTGACGCGCTACTGGTGATCAAGAACCATCCGCTGGATACCGGGCTGGACGACTATCATGCCTATGCCTCGCAACTGGCGAACGAGCTGGGCATGTTGGATCGGCTGCGCTATATCGAGGCTGGCCATCTGCCGACCTTGCTGGACCATTCCAGAGGCGTGGTGGTGATCAACAGCACCGTGGGCTTGTCGGCGATCCATCATCGCCGTCCGTTGATGGCCTTGGGCAAGGCCATCTACAAGATGCCGGGCCTGACCTGGCATGGCTCGCTGGATGATTTCTGGTTGGGTGGCGAGCCCCCGGATATGGGGCTTTACTACGCTTTTCTGGACTATGTTGTGCATCACACCCAGATCAATGGTGACTTTTACTCCAAGACCGGCATTGAGATGGCGATTCCGGCCATCATCAAGCGACTGGAGGCCGATGATGCGTGA
- a CDS encoding SDR family NAD(P)-dependent oxidoreductase yields MMRELPRNVVITGASAGLGQALALAYAAPETVLGLVGRDAERLAITAELCRQRGAPVVTGRFDVATQAAPLAAWLTEFDRAHPIDLLIANAGVASTLSDDADWEDLARSRAVIDTNLYGSLHTALPTIELMRARKRGQVVLISSLAAFRGMAVSPAYCASKAALRAWGDSVRPLLAKDGLSLCLVYPGFVKTAMSDVFPGEKPFLWTPERAAALIQCRLRAGAAEIMFPRLLAEGIRWLNMLPPKMADWILERLSLAPAKSL; encoded by the coding sequence ATGATGCGTGAGCTTCCGCGGAACGTGGTGATCACCGGTGCCAGTGCCGGTCTGGGACAGGCGCTGGCTTTGGCTTATGCTGCGCCGGAGACGGTGCTGGGATTGGTCGGTCGCGATGCCGAGCGGCTGGCGATCACGGCCGAGCTGTGTCGCCAGCGCGGTGCCCCTGTAGTCACGGGCCGCTTTGATGTGGCGACGCAGGCCGCTCCATTGGCGGCCTGGCTGACGGAGTTTGACCGTGCCCACCCCATCGATCTGCTGATCGCCAATGCGGGGGTGGCCAGTACCTTGTCCGACGATGCGGACTGGGAAGACCTGGCCCGCAGCCGCGCGGTGATTGATACCAACCTGTATGGCAGCCTGCATACGGCTTTGCCGACCATCGAGCTGATGCGGGCACGCAAACGTGGCCAGGTCGTGCTGATCAGTTCCCTGGCCGCTTTTCGAGGCATGGCCGTTTCGCCAGCCTATTGCGCAAGCAAGGCCGCGCTGCGGGCCTGGGGTGATTCGGTACGTCCCCTGTTAGCCAAAGATGGCCTAAGCTTGTGCCTGGTTTACCCAGGCTTCGTAAAGACCGCGATGAGTGATGTATTCCCCGGCGAAAAGCCGTTTCTGTGGACGCCGGAGCGCGCCGCGGCGCTGATCCAGTGCAGATTGCGCGCCGGTGCGGCCGAAATCATGTTTCCGCGCCTGCTGGCCGAGGGCATTCGCTGGCTCAATATGCTGCCGCCCAAAATGGCAGACTGGATACTGGAACGGCTGTCGCTGGCCCCGGCCAAGAGCCTCTGA
- a CDS encoding LTA synthase family protein, whose product MVLVLLGYLLALLLSFVSDTRARPGSALPWRQPVVGLLLHALATAQIYALLLAATGRIGFSVVLSIAMAALVVFVSNAKVDALQEPLVFSDLFLSRQLIRYPRLYFPFVGGSSWWRTVLVVLILCLGFALDHAQPARFRLDALLALLLVSLLMLPLARCLRLQLEPIPDQLRLGFFASFYAGLLNGLRPATAQQLQHALQHGPFASPPSADMADDTVRPDVILIQSESFFDARRLGPEVNSDLLRHFDRARREAISYGDLSVPAFGANTMRTEFAVLSGLATTAQGYACYYPYAFVRHPVPSLAGWYLDQGYRTCFVHPYHADFFGRDRVMSCLKFQQFIDIKAFSAEDRQGPYVGDRAVTARIMAQLEQAESAGKPAFVMAVTMENHGPLHLEQVSPNESSRYHAFGEGGRLNDLAAYLRHLANADAMIGDLLEYLQRRSRPSVVCFYGDHVPALPDLFARLGKPQSVTDYFIWHSKAAAGPHRRNLNACELGAALVQASASPSSL is encoded by the coding sequence GTGGTGCTTGTCCTGCTGGGTTATCTGTTGGCGCTGCTGTTGTCCTTTGTCTCGGATACGCGCGCCCGTCCCGGCTCGGCCCTGCCCTGGCGGCAGCCGGTGGTGGGCCTGCTGCTGCACGCACTGGCCACGGCGCAGATCTATGCACTGCTGCTGGCCGCTACCGGACGCATCGGTTTTTCGGTGGTATTGAGCATCGCCATGGCAGCGTTGGTGGTCTTTGTCAGCAATGCCAAGGTCGATGCGCTGCAGGAGCCGCTGGTCTTCAGTGACCTGTTTTTGAGTCGGCAGCTGATCCGTTACCCCCGGCTGTATTTCCCCTTTGTGGGCGGCAGCTCCTGGTGGCGCACGGTGCTGGTGGTGCTGATCCTGTGCCTTGGCTTCGCCCTGGATCATGCCCAGCCGGCCCGTTTCCGCCTTGATGCCTTGCTTGCTTTGCTGCTGGTCAGCCTGCTGATGCTACCGCTGGCGCGTTGCCTGCGCTTGCAGCTTGAGCCGATACCCGATCAGCTCCGACTGGGATTTTTCGCCAGTTTTTATGCCGGGCTATTGAACGGGCTGCGCCCGGCGACAGCGCAGCAGCTGCAGCATGCACTGCAGCACGGACCGTTTGCCTCGCCGCCATCGGCTGATATGGCGGATGACACGGTCCGGCCTGATGTGATCCTGATCCAGAGCGAATCCTTTTTCGATGCGCGCCGCCTGGGACCCGAGGTGAATTCCGATCTGTTGCGGCACTTTGACCGGGCCCGGCGCGAAGCCATATCGTATGGCGACCTCAGCGTGCCGGCCTTCGGTGCCAATACCATGCGCACCGAATTTGCAGTGCTGTCCGGCCTGGCCACCACCGCCCAGGGATATGCCTGTTATTACCCCTATGCCTTTGTGAGGCATCCAGTGCCCAGCCTGGCAGGCTGGTACCTGGATCAAGGTTATCGGACCTGCTTTGTGCACCCGTACCACGCCGATTTCTTCGGGCGCGACCGGGTCATGTCCTGCCTGAAGTTTCAGCAGTTTATCGATATCAAGGCCTTCTCGGCAGAAGACCGGCAAGGCCCCTATGTCGGTGATCGGGCGGTGACGGCCAGGATCATGGCGCAGCTCGAACAGGCCGAGTCTGCCGGCAAGCCGGCCTTCGTGATGGCGGTCACCATGGAGAACCACGGCCCCTTGCATCTGGAGCAGGTATCCCCGAATGAGTCCAGTCGTTATCATGCTTTCGGAGAAGGGGGGCGCCTTAATGATCTTGCGGCGTATCTGCGACATCTTGCGAATGCCGATGCCATGATCGGGGATTTGCTGGAGTATCTGCAACGGCGCAGCCGTCCCTCCGTCGTTTGCTTCTATGGAGACCACGTGCCTGCCTTGCCCGATCTGTTCGCCCGTCTGGGCAAGCCGCAATCCGTGACAGACTATTTTATCTGGCACAGCAAGGCTGCGGCCGGCCCCCACCGTCGCAACCTGAACGCCTGTGAGCTTGGGGCAGCACTGGTTCAGGCCTCAGCTTCACCATCCTCCTTATGA